A genomic window from Pelagicoccus albus includes:
- a CDS encoding sensor histidine kinase produces MDPRSESIMIVDDVQQNLRLLCEILSDHDYQLRPFSQPINALKSAFDLPPDLILLDVNMPEIDGFEFCKRIKANESTSRIPVIFISAQKDNAGILEGFRHGAVDYITKPFQAGEVISRIQTHLKLQRYQKELSDKNSNLERAMAELKSTQAQLVHAEKMASLGVLTAGIAHEINNPIAFIQANANVMAKRLEQMSQGSRSFGPKEQIDWKHLSEGFLDGSKRIADIVKSLQTYARVDEVGLKEYDPSLNITATLKLFSHRTKRGMNLSSNIQKPEKKLCANPGKINQVFTNLLSNAIAVLEGMETSQEKIIKIDARTIREEDQDWYMIRVEDNGPGLKEGQEERIFDPFYTTKEPGKGLGLGLSIASKLMEEHKGKLRVFRASPGCVFDILIPH; encoded by the coding sequence ATGGATCCGAGATCCGAGAGTATAATGATCGTCGATGACGTGCAGCAAAACCTGAGGCTGCTCTGCGAAATACTTTCTGATCACGACTATCAGCTTCGCCCTTTCTCCCAGCCAATAAATGCTCTCAAATCCGCCTTCGATCTCCCGCCAGACCTAATCTTGCTGGACGTCAACATGCCGGAAATCGACGGCTTCGAATTCTGCAAGCGAATCAAAGCAAACGAAAGTACCTCACGCATTCCAGTCATCTTCATAAGTGCCCAAAAAGATAACGCCGGCATTCTAGAGGGCTTTCGTCATGGTGCCGTCGACTACATAACCAAACCATTCCAAGCGGGCGAAGTAATCTCTCGAATTCAGACGCATCTAAAACTGCAACGATATCAAAAGGAGCTCAGCGACAAGAACTCCAATTTAGAAAGGGCCATGGCGGAGCTAAAATCCACACAAGCCCAACTGGTTCATGCCGAAAAAATGGCATCCCTCGGGGTGCTCACTGCAGGTATAGCGCACGAGATCAACAACCCAATCGCCTTCATCCAAGCTAATGCTAATGTGATGGCCAAACGACTTGAGCAAATGAGCCAGGGAAGTCGTTCCTTCGGCCCTAAAGAACAGATTGACTGGAAGCATCTCAGCGAGGGCTTCCTCGACGGGTCGAAACGCATCGCGGACATAGTCAAAAGCCTCCAGACTTACGCCCGAGTGGACGAGGTTGGCCTCAAGGAATATGATCCGAGTCTGAATATAACAGCCACACTAAAACTTTTTTCTCATCGCACAAAGCGAGGGATGAACCTCAGCTCGAACATCCAGAAACCGGAAAAAAAGCTCTGTGCCAATCCGGGCAAAATAAACCAAGTCTTCACTAACTTGCTAAGCAACGCGATCGCTGTCCTGGAGGGTATGGAAACCTCTCAGGAGAAAATCATCAAAATCGACGCCCGAACGATTCGGGAGGAAGACCAAGATTGGTATATGATCCGCGTAGAGGACAATGGCCCCGGACTGAAAGAAGGGCAGGAGGAACGAATCTTCGACCCCTTTTACACGACCAAAGAACCCGGCAAGGGTTTGGGCTTAGGCCTATCGATCGCCAGCAAATTGATGGAGGAGCACAAGGGGAAACTTCGCGTCTTCAGAGCTTCGCCAGGATGCGTATTCGACATCCTGATACCGCACTAA